The Thermobispora bispora DSM 43833 genome window below encodes:
- a CDS encoding PucR family transcriptional regulator, translated as MQRIAEEIARLLDASVTLEDRAFQLLAYGAQSDDIDAVRQESILRRRASPEVRAHFESYGIATATGPVRIPGIHGMRGRICVPLRHGGVTYGYLWLLDSGTITDERLAAIAPLVDRAAAMLAMEARGRHVPLADLFSADPARRAAAGEAIGTRVDGPVCALAVRTGAAGAGSLFVGALRTLPRGVLIDPSLDEPVLPVLAPAAHAPQAARILRDQHGTAAGIGGPRDDVEEAWESWREALLALRVAEHVERHAPIADWPELGIFRFLARLPRRDLAALAAESAALRSAGPELARTVEAYLDHAGHVQETAAALGVHRQTLYYRLGRAEELTGLDLARGEDRLLLHLSLKAAALTGPPRPGEPGGRGQAQ; from the coding sequence GTGCAGCGGATAGCCGAGGAGATCGCCCGGCTGCTCGACGCGTCGGTCACCCTGGAGGACCGCGCCTTCCAGCTGCTCGCGTACGGCGCGCAGAGCGACGACATCGACGCCGTGCGCCAGGAGTCGATCCTGCGCCGGCGCGCCTCGCCCGAGGTGCGCGCCCACTTCGAGTCGTACGGCATCGCTACCGCGACCGGCCCGGTCCGGATCCCCGGCATCCACGGCATGCGGGGCCGGATCTGCGTGCCGCTCCGGCACGGCGGGGTCACCTACGGGTACCTGTGGCTGCTCGACTCCGGCACGATCACCGACGAGCGGCTCGCCGCCATCGCCCCGCTGGTGGACCGGGCCGCCGCGATGCTCGCCATGGAGGCCCGCGGCCGGCACGTGCCGCTCGCGGACCTGTTCTCGGCCGACCCGGCGCGGCGGGCCGCGGCCGGTGAGGCGATCGGGACCCGGGTCGACGGGCCGGTCTGCGCGCTCGCGGTGCGGACCGGGGCGGCGGGCGCCGGCTCGCTCTTCGTCGGCGCGCTGCGGACCCTGCCCCGCGGCGTGCTCATCGACCCCAGCCTGGACGAGCCGGTGCTGCCGGTGCTCGCCCCCGCCGCGCACGCGCCGCAGGCCGCGCGGATCCTCCGCGACCAGCACGGCACGGCCGCCGGGATCGGCGGGCCGCGCGACGACGTGGAGGAGGCGTGGGAGAGCTGGCGGGAGGCCCTGCTCGCGCTCCGGGTCGCCGAGCACGTCGAGCGGCACGCCCCGATCGCGGACTGGCCCGAGCTGGGGATCTTCCGGTTCCTCGCCCGGCTGCCCCGCCGGGACCTCGCCGCCCTGGCCGCCGAGTCGGCGGCGCTGCGGTCGGCCGGGCCCGAGCTGGCCCGCACCGTGGAGGCGTACCTCGACCACGCCGGGCACGTCCAGGAGACGGCGGCCGCGCTCGGCGTGCACCGGCAGACCCTCTACTACCGGCTGGGCCGGGCGGAGGAGCTCACCGGGCTCGACCTGGCCCGCGGGGAGGACCGCCTCCTGCTCCACCTGTCGCTCAAGGCCGCCGCGCTGACCGGCCCCCCGCGTCCCGGGGAGCCGGGCGGGCGCGGGCAGGCGCAGTAG
- a CDS encoding glycosyltransferase, translating to MDIAIVCAHGLSPETPAIARQLARGHRVTVYTRAKVKGAGVEHVPAGPDVELSESDLLPYLPDFSAALRRRWHKKRPDIIHAHSWTSGLAAIAGSEGLDVPVTQTLNILQGDRAPGPVRRLECAIGRRAKTVIAVCGDEKTELIKMGVPRTNISVVPHGVDVERFRRHGPALPRGTRPRLLHIGHTGADTAVNALIAVPDAELLIAGGDELSIRRLRDLARSHGVADRVELLGTVPHATMPKLIRSADLVLSLSPTVPNGIAALEAMACGVPVIASATGAHLDSIVDGVTGFLIRPDRPLEVAKRIRLLLRDATLRTAIGYAAADRARSRYSLERISMELLRVYEKACA from the coding sequence ATGGACATTGCGATCGTCTGCGCTCACGGGCTCAGCCCGGAAACGCCAGCCATCGCCCGGCAATTGGCGCGCGGCCACCGGGTGACCGTGTACACGCGTGCCAAGGTGAAGGGCGCCGGCGTCGAACACGTCCCGGCCGGGCCGGACGTCGAGCTGTCGGAGAGCGATCTCCTCCCCTACCTGCCGGACTTCAGCGCCGCGCTGCGGCGGCGGTGGCACAAGAAGCGGCCCGACATCATCCACGCGCACTCGTGGACCAGCGGGCTCGCCGCCATCGCGGGGTCGGAGGGCTTGGACGTGCCGGTCACCCAGACCCTCAACATCCTCCAGGGCGACCGGGCGCCCGGCCCGGTGCGCCGCCTGGAGTGCGCGATCGGCCGCCGGGCCAAGACGGTGATCGCGGTCTGCGGGGACGAGAAGACCGAGCTCATCAAGATGGGCGTGCCCCGCACGAACATCTCGGTCGTCCCGCACGGGGTGGACGTCGAGCGCTTCCGCCGGCACGGGCCCGCGCTGCCGCGCGGCACCCGGCCGCGGCTCCTGCACATCGGGCACACCGGGGCGGACACCGCGGTCAACGCGCTGATCGCGGTGCCGGACGCCGAGCTGCTCATCGCCGGCGGGGACGAGCTCAGCATCCGCCGGCTCCGCGACCTCGCCCGTAGCCACGGCGTGGCCGACCGGGTGGAGCTGCTCGGCACGGTCCCGCACGCCACCATGCCGAAGCTCATCCGCAGCGCCGACCTGGTGCTCTCGCTCTCCCCCACGGTGCCGAACGGCATCGCGGCGCTCGAGGCCATGGCGTGCGGGGTCCCGGTGATCGCCTCGGCCACCGGCGCCCACCTCGACTCGATCGTGGACGGGGTGACCGGGTTCCTCATCCGCCCGGACCGGCCGCTGGAGGTGGCGAAGCGGATCCGCCTGCTGCTGCGGGACGCCACCCTCCGGACGGCGATCGGCTACGCCGCCGCGGACCGGGCCCGGTCCCGCTACTCGCTCGAGCGGATCAGCATGGAGCTGCTCCGGGTCTACGAGAAGGCCTGCGCGTGA
- a CDS encoding ATP-binding protein, with amino-acid sequence MREITFTRTELRDVRRMAAAEARRLGMDEDATAELMVAVSEVATNAVLHGAPPATARVWDEGGELVVEIRDEGRTWRPEAPPGLTRPAGLSTGGMGLWVARRLCKDLSVETGPGGTTVTMRFTLRSG; translated from the coding sequence GTGCGTGAGATCACCTTCACCCGCACCGAGCTCCGCGACGTCCGCCGGATGGCCGCGGCCGAGGCGCGCCGCCTCGGCATGGACGAGGACGCCACCGCCGAGCTCATGGTCGCGGTGAGCGAGGTGGCGACCAACGCCGTGCTCCACGGGGCACCGCCGGCCACGGCGCGCGTCTGGGATGAAGGCGGCGAGCTCGTGGTCGAAATCCGCGACGAGGGCCGCACCTGGCGGCCGGAGGCGCCACCCGGGCTGACCCGCCCGGCCGGCCTCTCCACCGGCGGCATGGGGCTGTGGGTCGCCCGCCGGCTCTGCAAGGACCTGAGCGTCGAGACCGGACCCGGCGGCACGACCGTCACCATGCGTTTCACCCTGCGGAGCGGGTAA